A genome region from Poecile atricapillus isolate bPoeAtr1 chromosome 34, bPoeAtr1.hap1, whole genome shotgun sequence includes the following:
- the LOC131590670 gene encoding olfactory receptor 14J1-like, whose amino-acid sequence MSNSSSISHFLLLALADTRQLQLLHFCLFLGISLAALLGNILIISAIACSHHLHSPMFFFLLNLALSDLGSICTTVPKAMHNSLWDTRDISYAGCAAQLFFFMFFISAEFYLLTIMCYDRYVSICKPLHYETLLGSRACAHMAAAAWASGFLYSLLHTANTFSLPLCQGNALGQFFCEIPHILKLSCSHSNLREIWLLAVSVCLALGCFVFIVFSYVQIFRAVLRIPSEHGRHKAFSTCLPHLAVVSLFVSTGTFAHLKPPSISSPSLDLALSVLYSVVAPALNPLIYSLRNQELKAAVWTLMTVWFQKH is encoded by the coding sequence atgtccaacagcagctccatcagccacttcctgctgctggcattggcagacacgcggcagctgcagctcctgcacttctgcctcttcctgggcatctccctggctgccctcctgggcaacATCCTCATCATCAGTGCCatagcctgcagccaccacctgcacagccccatgttcttcttcctgctcaacctggccctcagtgacctgggctccatctgcaccactgtgcccaaagccatgcacaattccctctgggacaccagagacatctcctatgcaggatgtgctgcacagctctttttctttatgttcttCATCTCAGCAGAGTTTTATCTCCTGACCATCATGTGCTACGATCGCTAcgtgtccatctgcaaacccctgcactacgagaccctcctgggcagcagagcttgtgcccacatggcagcagctgcctgggccagtggctttCTCTATTCATTGCTGCACACagccaatacattttccctgcccctgtgccagggcaatgCCCTGGGccagttcttctgtgaaatcccacacaTCCTCAAGCTCTCCTGTTCACACTCAAACCTCAGGGAAATTTGGCTTCTTGCAGTTAGTGTCTGTTTAGCACTtggctgttttgtgttcattgttttctcctatgtgcagatcttcagggctgtgctgaggatcccctctgagcatggacggcacaaagccttttccacctgcctccctcacctggctgtGGTCTCCCTGTTTGTCAGCACTGGCACATTTGCACACCTGAAGcctccctccatctcctccccatccctggatctggcACTGTCAGTTCTGTACTCAGTGGTGGCCccagccctgaaccccctcatctacagcctgaggaaccaggagctcaaggctgcagtgtggacaCTGATGACTGTATGgtttcaaaaacattaa